ATCTGTAGCCCAGCAGAAGTTATCCGTGCCTTCATCtcgtctccgtctcctctccaTGAAGCTCTCGTCTCTGATCTGGGACAGACGCTGCCCTCCCACAGCACACAGCGGCGTGGCAATCTGTTGACCCACACCGGGAGTCTGTTGGCTCCATCGCAGCCCATTTTGACTCCTCTCCACAGGCCGCCTGTTAGATAAAGAGTCAACCCGTGACATTGAAGGCACCGTGGCTCCGAGCGACTCCTCTGATCTTTGAACTCCCTCCGAGACGGATTGCAGCTGGAGGTCGTGGTTAGGAAAGTGATACGAGCGCGAGCTCTCATTCCGACGCAGATCCATTCTCTGCGGTTTATGAGCTTTTACTTAAACGCTGCTTCATTGTacctgctgggttttttttgtgtgtgtgtgttttttttttccattgtatTCAGTGTCACATGGTGTCGGGGTTGAATTCCCAACGTGCTGAGGAACGATGTGCTCCCTCGTCTCGAAGGAAAAGGCCGTTCTTTGAGCGGATGGGAAAAGTGGCTTACCTCAGGTGATCGTGTGGCCTGGTTTAGATTCAGATTCTGGTGTTCTCTCTCATCAACTCCTTGTGACTTCTCCACATTCATCATTGGCCTCATTATATTTCTATCAGGGCCAAGTAAGGACAGTAAGCAGAGAGaagcaaaaacaatgtttggaCTGCGTGGATCCAGCCGTGACTGTCTTTTGAGTCTTCTACTGAGCCAGTGTTGCTGTTAAGAAAGAGCTTGAAATACTTTGTACGCCGTTAGATAAACTTCGACTGTTAAAGCTCCTCGATCTGAGCCGGTGTAATGGCTGCCCTCCCACTTGCTTGCATTAGATTAGACAAGTTCCCTTCAGCAGCAGGGTATCAGTTACGGGTGCATTACTGCTGGCATGCTGTAAGCTAAATTGGACCTGTTAGAGGCATTCAAAGCGGGGAGTCCGAGTGATTCCGAATGATTGCATTCAGGGCTGTTTTCTTACGGCTGTACTTGTCAGCAGGTCTCAGTCGGTACCTGATGATTAGCTTCTATGCAGCCGGGCTCCAGCGACCGACCGCCCAGGCGCTcctggattgtttttttttttttctttttttgtttttcctgctgctcAGCCCCGCCTCACTTTGCACTTCTGGTTGCCTAGGTGACCACACACACGGCCTGACAGCAGACGGGGACAAGCCGCCTCGGACCAGCCGCCCCCTCTCCAAGCAGATCCTCCGCTGCTCGTTCGAGGGCTGCTGCAGGACGTTCACGTGGCCGGCTCATCTCAAATACCACCTCAaaacacacaggtaacacacaggTGGTAACACACAGGTGGTAACACACAGCGGCGGGGGAGGTAATGGacccaggcagcagcagcatcaggatTAAACTCCCGTGCAAATCCTCCCTCATGTGGACACGTTCTCcaaattgaaaataatgatgaaacCTTGCAGGCTAAATGCTGCTTCTCACTATTTAGACAAGTAATTACACACTGTGGCTTCAGGTGTCACATGTGCAGCCATGTCTCAGCTGTTAATGGAAGAAAACCAAGCcattaattattatcattaatatcatTTTGAGTTATATATCTCTGTATTCCTGAACTGTCAGACTTCTAGatggagaaatgtgtgttttttttctttttttcataccTCAGAATAAAGGACAGTTGTTTATAACCCATGTTtataaatctaaatctaataTGTATTCCATGTATCAAGAGCTCCGTCTCTTTTTGTCCATAGGCTTGTAGAAAAAgttgcatagtgcacctttaagtgtaGGTTTTACTTTAAAGCACTGCAGTTGCCTTTGCATGAGAATTGTGTGGAAATTGTCTCCACACAACTTTACACTGGcaagaaatgttataaaaagtcctaaaaaataatcagtttattGAAATAACAGCAAGAATATACACAGATTTGTGTCTACAACACAGTTCATATCACTACATGTCGTCTTCATGTAGTAAAACTAAAAGGACAAGttcccccaaaaatgaaaagttagtCACTCACCCTGATGCCGATgcaaagtcaggtgaagttttcatcgtccacaaacatttctggagccaaACAGTGTTGGAGCATCATCCTAAACGacttatttaaacaaaaacaaccaaacaataaaacccaaataaaaaatggctccatgcagctcgtctAGATCTCGATCAGGATGGTTTGAACAGGCAGCACACCTGCTTCATGAATGGTGAATCCTAATACTGttagtttagcagctacagtgaagatttaaacttaaaacagatttaaatctttttttcattttaaaaactgcatcAGTTGTTTGTGAGGAGCCATTCTCTGTTGTTTTagaatgttaaaaacaaataaatacatgaaatataaCGAAAAACAAGTCCGCAGcttcttcagctgttcagcagaaggtgcaacattgtttttctgtgaagctccagaaattttttttttttatggactaCAAAACCTGACAGCGAAGAGGTGAGGAGATAATTACTGAATTAAAATTCTCATCTTCGCAGTTGTAAGTGTACAGTTAGTGTGTTGCTGTTCTTCTTGGAGACTTCAGAGCTACACAGATGTTCTCCAGCGGACTCTGATCACACGGTGTTTCCCTACAGGTTGTTTGTggtggaggcagacagagcaGCCAAACAGGAGAAACACCAGCTGAGCCTTTTAGAAAAGAAGTGTGCTCTCGTACTGCAGGAGCTCTCTTAACATCAGTGCAAGGAAATCTATTTGCAGTCGCCCTGTCTGACCCCCTCGGTGGgctgctgctaaaaaaaaaaaaaggtgcacaGGAGACATCGAgccttatgtgtgtgtgtgtgtttttgtttgatttccctGCCGCCCAGGAACGACCGCATGTTCAGGTGCGGCGCGGAGGGCTGCGGCAAGAGCTTCTACGTGCTCCAGAGGCTGCAGGTTCACATGAGGACTCACAACGGCGAGAAACCCTTCATCTGCAAGGAGAAGAACTGCGGCAAGAAGTTCACAACGGCTGGAAACCTGAAGAACCAccggcgcacacacacaggtgggcGGGCGGTTGGTGGAGCAGGAGCTGGACGCCTTTTTATAAAAGCCCCAAACACGCTGGAGGCAATAACTGACTCAGGCCATTTGACTCTAATCATTTAGTGCTTCCTTGGTGCATCCAAGGCTGGAGATTGAAGAGTCAGCAGCACTGGCGCCTCCGTTTCACTGCTGCGAAGAGTAACCGTactctgtcatgttttatttaggGCGACATTAACATTTTGATGGCCTGTTCAGCGGTCTGCTTCGCCCATCTAGGGACCAGTTAGCAGCCGGCTAAGCTatacactgtttgttttgcccATATGTCTGGTAGAGCAGCTTTTCTATGGGCTGTAATATCCACTTAGTTGGATGAAATTCCATCAAAGTGGGACGACGGCGCCGCTCCAAAACGGCAACAAAATATAAGCTGCAGTCTCCACTTCCAGAGTGTTTCAGGCCGTTCGAATCACGCCCAGTAACGAGTTTCACTACTTTCAAGTCTTTTGTGTTGTGAAGTTCAACcatatgcatgtgtgcgtttgtgtgtgtgtgtgtgtgtggtgggtggCCGCTTCCAGGAGAGAAGCCTTTTCTGTGCGAAGCAGATGGTTGTGGGCGATCCTTTGCAGAGTATTCCAGCCTCCGAAAACACATGCTCGTACATTCTGGTGAGTTGAGTTTACAGCTGCACACCTGAGcgtttgtttcatttgtaattGGATGTAATATATCCtcatgagtcttttttttttgttgtcattgttttcttttgaaggGATGAGTCCTGTTTAATGTGAGTATGTTTTGCGTCTGTGCTCTCCCCCCAGGTGAGAAGCCGCATCACTGTGGGATCTGTGGGAAGACTTTCTCTCAGTCGGGCAGCAGAAACGTCCACATGAGGAAGCGGCACGGCGAGGAGGGGCTCAGCAGTGAAAGCAGAGAAACaggtctttctctcttttctatctccctctcacacacacacacacacacacacacacacacacacacacacacacacacacacactgtgcagtaGGTGGTTATGCTAATCCTCGGATTGTGTAGCTCCGAGCAGcccatacattttaaaaagtgcataGAGATGGTGTTGGTTTAAGTTACATTTAGGAACGTTTCTTGAATAATTGAAGACCCTCAGcacttaaaaatgtatcattcaaatgttttagtCTTGAGGGTCGGTTAGCTGAAGCTTCTACTGAGCAcacatcagttaaaaaaaaaaaagcagagacagcACAACTGTACCGCAGATACAGGCCCCTCCGTTAGACGTCTCATGATGGGGTCAGAGTCGTCTGAAAAGTACGTAATCGCCAGgtaaaaatgtcacagtcaCTCAAATTGCTCTCGCTCAgatttattaataaattaataaatgaatggaTACTCGTTCATCTTCCACCGCAGCTGTTGAAAAATTCacttcaagttttttttttctattctcgGTATCGTCTTCAGGACCTCTTCAGATTCTCAATGAGCTCTTTACATTCCAACATATGGTCTAATTGTAGGTAATGAGATTAAATTAGGTGGATTTTCAGCCGTGGAACAATGACAGCAGACAGAGCATTTGCCTCCTGGTCACATTTTCTATGTGGCGGTGGGAAGCACCGCAGCTGAATCACCACTGAGGAAACGCTGCCAACGCTCTAATTataaacagcacatttattCGGGTCAGTCTCCCCAAAGAGGCTGGTCTTTTGtagaagaggagcagaggaagacgCGGCTTCACAGCGGAGGGGTAGTTTCTGTGTTATTTATACTAACGAGATGAATTATTAAAGCGGCCGTGTTGGAATAAATACaggccttaaaaaaaaaaaaaaacaggcggaAAAATTCAAAAGGTAACGGAGGAAGTTAGTGATGTGCAGGTTTCACTTTAgatgctgatttttttattttttttaaaaattacagtCAGTTTTTTAAGAGCGTGTTCATTCTCTTTTTTGCCTCTGACAGGAGAggctctgacacacagcagcctcctgGAGGCAGACGGCGAGAACATGACATCCACTGTGGAGCCCATGAATCTTCACCACGCCATGCTGAGATCACCAGGTAGGTGTGAGCGCACGGATGGTAGGAAAACCCAAAAAGTATATACGGTGTGGACAGCAGACACGTGGTGGAACAGTGAACCTGCTTTAGTGCAGCTCACTATGTTAATGTCAGAGCTGCTGAGTCAACTCGTGGTGTTGCTAATGTCCTGTTAAGTGTTTTTCAGTCCAGCTTTTCTTGTCTTCCTCTTGCTGTCACGACTttgagatgttttctttcagatttttttttttctctccaaacgTAGAATTCCGACAGCAGCTTTCAGGCCTCTTTGTTCTGTGGCTGTGTTGTTCTGAATGCTGATTGTCAGGGTTGATCCGAACAGCTTGTTGGTCGCTCGCTGTATTTAATACGACTCAAATTAGGATAGAAGACATTTGTGACTTTTTCTTCTCTAACAACACTTTCTTTGTTTAGCATTATCATCTAAGCAAACGAGCTTATAAATTGCAACTTTCGCACCAGCTCGTATGTGCATATGGTTTTGTGAGGCTGTTTATTCTCTTTAGATGTTCATCTCCGAACGCTGTAAACAGTCTGCTTGACAAACCCCTCCCCATCTGTCCTGCCTCGTTCCTTCTTGGTTGGAGTCCTGCTGTTCATCCCAGATATGCTGCTAAAATCGTTGGTTCCAACCCAACTATGATTTACTAAACTCTTAGACCATCTATAGTAGCATTTTAAGAACTGGAGCGCTCACGACTGTTGTAAAAACTCAATAATTGGTCCCATTCTGTCAAATTAACGGGGCTTCAAAGTGAATCTTATTAATCTTTTGATGCGACTTTGGGCTGGGCGCTGtggctttaaaataaaatggcaattttttttaagccaaataGTGATACTCGGTTaatatcttgatatttttgAATCACTTTAAAAGCAAAATCGACAGTCAAATAGTCACAATATGTCTGATCACGTACTTCGATATCAATATTGCCTCAAAATGAGCTGCCTCTCCGACACTCGCTGTATTATTCACTGTTGAATTGTTTCTTTCACTataattttttaatgtattgtttctgttttttttgtcacatattAGCATATTATTTCTGTGACTGCATTATGTGTAAACTTCATAAATCATTTCTAAACCAAACACTGGAGAACTGTGCTGGTGAAGCAGAACTGTTGTCACAAGCAGACTGTTAATACAACATAATAAAATTAACTTAATCAGACATCTGTGTAACAACACTGATGAAGTTTCCAGAGTTCAGTCATTAGCAGATAACAAACGCAGACTTTTACTTGCCTTTAGATAATATTTCCCCCTCTTGGACTCTGAATACTTGTTACAGAGACAGTGTTACATTCTGTACAGTAGGTGTTCATGCACGTCCTTAAAAACCGGCCCGTCAGCATTAAAACCAAAAGGCACGACCAGGTGAAGTGTTGCAGAAAACCCAAGgacaaatacattattattagtTTTCCCTGAAGggtttctgatgttttgatgacTGTGGCTAAACTTTAGTGCAGGTACACACAGAAGTCTCACTGTTAACTAGCATCCGATCGTGTTACTTGTCTTCGTCTGTCCCTCCAGGCTCTGCAGACTCCGTGGTCGTCCTCTCTCAGCCACATGAACTGGTGACCATGACGACCGAAGGCCATGCATATGGAGAGGACGTGGTGGCGCTGCTGTAGTCAGCCAGGGAAAATATCACACACTGCCTAATTCAGCGCTACACCGACAGTCACAGTGGACTTACACGTAGACATCTGTAAATAATTTAACCTCTGACTTTCTCCCCCTGTAGATATTTGTAATAAGCGATCgataatggttttattttgacaagtGAGAAAATGGCAaagtttgtacaaaacaacctttcttttttcctcaagtTTTTGAAAGCAAATACTCCCAAAGAAATACTGAGACGGGTTTAAAGAGTTTATGAAAATATAATGGCCGCGCACCGTTACGCGTCGTATCATTGTAAACACAAGTCTGGGTTTGAAATTCAGTTACGATGTTCACCGATGAAAATGAGTCTCACTTGATAGGAT
This region of Acanthopagrus latus isolate v.2019 chromosome 22, fAcaLat1.1, whole genome shotgun sequence genomic DNA includes:
- the znf410 gene encoding zinc finger protein 410; amino-acid sequence: MLSDELDSKPELLVQFVQNASIPLVQGLEDSESKHSCLPLLAPAESSLCSPLELTDGGLSHEHQSSPSLSEFGGVSERNPLVVQTHAHPRASPSPPPILHDLQQSDSTSYVLLNLAKGITASSESLIFAADGAGEDDDEGVSSGDYGIDGSAPWYLRVQELAHDSLIAATRAQLARDAKASQDARAASVSNGDHTHGLTADGDKPPRTSRPLSKQILRCSFEGCCRTFTWPAHLKYHLKTHRNDRMFRCGAEGCGKSFYVLQRLQVHMRTHNGEKPFICKEKNCGKKFTTAGNLKNHRRTHTGEKPFLCEADGCGRSFAEYSSLRKHMLVHSGEKPHHCGICGKTFSQSGSRNVHMRKRHGEEGLSSESRETGEALTHSSLLEADGENMTSTVEPMNLHHAMLRSPGSADSVVVLSQPHELVTMTTEGHAYGEDVVALL